The window CACCGCGTTGACAGAGGCAATACAGTTATTTGCATCCGTAACCGTAACGGTGTATGTTGCAGCAGTTAGTCCTGAAATATCTTCATTGCTACTGCCGTTGCTCCAGTTGTAAGTAAAACCGGGGGTTCCTCCACTCACAGTAAGATTAATAGCACCTGAAGCACCACCATTACAAGCAATATTAGTCACTACTGTTGAAAGGTTAATCGGAGATGGTTGAGAAACCAGGACACTTGTTGTTGCCGTACAACTGTTCGCATCTGTAATGGTTACAGTATATGTTCCGGCAATGAGTCCGGAGATATCTTCATTGCTACTTCCGTTGCTCCAATTGTAAGTATAACCCGGAGTTCCTCCACTAACGGCAAGGTTAACCGCTCCCGTGGAAGCACCATTGCAAGCAACATTTGTAACTATTGTTGAAAGACTAATAGCAGTGGTCTGAGTAACAGTAGTACTAGTTGTTGCCGTACAATTGTTCGCATCCGTAACAGTTACGGTATATGTTCCGGCAATGAGTCCGGAGATATCCTCATTACTACTGCCATTGCTCCAGTTGTAAGTATAACCGGGAGCCCCTCCGCTAACGGTAAGGTTAATCGCACTTGTGGAAGAACCATTACAGGCAAAATTCGTAGCTATTCTTGAAAGATTAATAGCACTAGTCTGAGTAACTGTAGTACTGGTGGTTGCCGTACAATTGTTCGCATCCGTAACAGTTACGGTAAATGTTCCGGCAATGAGTCCGGAAATATCTTCATTGCTACTGCCATTGCTCCAGTTGTAAGTATAACCGGGAGTTCCTCCACTAACAGAAAGGTTAACCGCTCCGGTGGAAGCACCATTACAACCAACATTGGTAACTATTGTTGAAAGATTAATCGCAGAAGATTGAGTCACTATAGCACTGGTGGATGCCGTACAGTTGTTCGCATCCGTCACAGTTACTGTATAGGTTCCGGCGATAAGTCCTGAAATATCTTCATTGCTACTGCCATTGCTCCAATTGTAATTGTAACCCGGAGTTCCTCCGCTAGCGGTAAGATTAATTGATCCGGTTGCTGCACCATTACAGGAAACATTAGTTACTGTTCTCGCAAGGGTAAGCAGGGCCGGTTCATTGACTACTGCGCTGGTAGTTGCTGTACAATTATTGGCATCCGTTACCGTCACGGTATAAGTACCGGCAGAGAGTGTGTTAGGATCTTCAAAAGAACTTCCATTGCTCCAATTGTAAGTATAGCCTGAAGTTCCTCCGGTAACTGTCAGATCAATAGCTCCGGTAAATGTTCCATTACAAGCAACATTGGTACTTATTGTTGACAGACTTAATACGGGAGGCTGAGGGACAAATTCATTTGTTGTAGCAGTACAACCATTGGCATCAGTTACTGTCACTGTATAGGTAGCTGATAGAAGTCCGGAAGGATCCTCACTTATGCTACCGTTACTCCAGATAAAAGTATAATTCGGCAAACCGCCGCTAACTGTAAGATCGATAGCACCGGTCGCAGCACCATTACAATCAACATCTGCAACAACAGCAGAAAGATTAATCGCGGAAGGTTGCGAAATTACAATGAATGAAGATTCTGAACAGCCGTTGGCATCTGTAACAGTTACTGTATAAGTTGCAGCAGGAAGTCCATTCAGGTCTTCGGAAGTACTCCCATTACTCCAATTAAATGTAAAATTAGGAGTACCTCCGTTTACGGTAAGATTAATAGCCCCTGTAGATGCACCATTACAAGAGACATCCGTATCAACCAACTGCAAGGTCAGGAACGGATCTTCAAAAATATCAACGTTTAACTGACTGGTGCACGAATTAACATCTGTTACGGTGACATTGTATGCCCCGGCGATAACGTTCGTTATATCTTCATTCGAACTGGCATCAGACCATAAATAGGAATAGCCGGGAACTCCGCCGGTAACAGAAATATAAGCAGCACCGTCTGCCCCACCGTTACAGCTTGCCGAATTCACACTATCCTGAACTACTGTCATTAGCGCCGGTGCCACTAAAGTTACTGATCCGGTTTTTACTTCACCTAAAAAATCAGTAACAGTTACAGTATATGTCCCGGCAGGAATTCCACTCAGGTCTTCACTTGTGGCTCCGGTTGACCATAAAAATGTGTAAGGAGCAGTACCATCCGTGGGAGTAAGATCAATTGCACCATCACTACTTGAATTACAGGAAACATTAACCCCATTATAATCTGACAAGGTAAAAGTAAGTGTAATGATAAAAGAACTATTAGCCTTCCTGGCTTCGTTCCCGGAGGATAAAATGCTGAAAGCATTCGAACTGGTCGCAGAGCTAATTAGGAAAAGGAGAAATACAATTTTCCTCCAAACAGCTAAATTCAATTTCTTATGCATTTTTGAAATAGTTCCTCCTTCTTTTCGTTGAGAGAAAACAATCCTTCAAAATTAAGAAAATTAAGTGGATTATACTCTAAAGAAGGAGAGATTGAATCCATGATGGAAATATTCCGATCACGAGCGACATCACTGCAGCAATCAATAACAAAAACACATGCCCCGCATCCAATTTAAAGCCTTCTGATTCTACGGTATCATCTTTCAAAACAGCATAAATCACTCTGAAATAATAGAAAACTCCGATAAGAGAAGAAAGTATAGCGACAAGAACGAGCCAGGTGTATCCACCGGTAAGTGCACCATAAAAGAGATAATATTTCGCAAAGAAACCGGCTACCGGGGGTATTCCAGCCAAAGAAAACATAGTCATTATCAAGAAGATAGCAACCAAAGGCTGTCTTTTCCCAAGGCCATTAAATGCATCAATTCCTTCCTCACCGTCCTTCTTGCCCATGGCATGCAAACAGGAGAATGCCCCCAAGCTACCCAAACTATAGGCCGCTGTATATAACAGAATTGAACCGGCGGAAACTTCACTCATGGTTGCAATGGCCATCAGCATATAGCCGGCATGAGCAATGGAGGAATAAGCAAGCATGCGCTTAAAGCTCTTTTGATAAACGGCAAGAATATTCCCGGCCAGCATGGTTAATGCAGAGAGAACCGCTACTGCAGGACCCCAAACTTCGAAGAAAGGCATGAAACAGGTACTAAATAGCCTATAAAAAGCGGCAAATGCTGCAGTTTTTACCACTGTTGCCATAAATGTCGTTACTAAGGTCGGCGCACCTTCGTACACATCGGGTGCCCAGAAATGAAAGGGTACAGCAGTAATCTTAAAAAGAAAACCAATGAGGATCATCAACACACCCACTTGAATAAACAACGGACTTGCTGATCCTTTTGCCAATGTTTCACCAATTACCTGCAAATTGAAACTTCCGCAAGCCCCATATATCAGCGCGATTCCAAACAAAAGGAATCCTGTTGCAAAAGCACCCATCAGGAAATACTTCAATCCGGCTTCATTGGAAAGCAGGTTTTGTTTATCGGAAGAGGCAAGGACATACAGGCTGATGGATAATATCTCCAGACCGATGAAAAACATTGTCAGGTCGGAGAAACTGACCATGGCAATAGCACCGGTAAGCGTAAATAAAATAAGCGCCGCATTTTCAGAGAATTTATTGTCGCCGGTAAAATACTCTCCTCCCATTACCAGCCAAAGCAATGTGATCAGAATGATTAATCCGGAAAAAGCGATGGCATAATTATCAAAATACACCATATCATTAAAATACCTGATATCCGTCCCCCAGCCCATCACCAAGGTGGTAAGTGCTGCGGATAATCCAATCACGACAACAGGCAGCAATAATTTTTTAAAGCGAAAAACCTCCGCCATCATAGCCACAACTCCAAGAATTGATATAATGATCAGGGCTTTCATTTTAATAGATATTATTAATTTGTAACAGCACTTCTTCCAGAGCAGGCTGCGCTATTGTCAATATAGGTTTCGGATAAATGCCGGTAATTATGATCAACGCTGCCACTGAAATCAATACAATTTTTTCACTTGAGGCCAGTCCGGTAAATTCAACACTTCTGGCATGTTGTTCACCGAGCATTACTTTTTGATAGGCCCTCAACATATAAACTGCACCAAATATTACCGTCAACCCGCATACAAGCGCCATCGTTGCACTATACTGGTAGACCCCGCTCAACAGCAGAAATTCCCCAACAAATCCATTGGTCATAGGCAATGCCACTGAACCCAGCATTACAATCATAAAAAGAATGGTAAACAATGGTGAATTATTTGCAAGTCCACCAAGCTCATCCATATTCCTGGTCTTCAGTCTTCGTTGAATAATATCTGCTATAAAGAAGAGGCCCACTGCATTGACACCATGTGCCAGCATTTGCACCATACTACCCTGCAATCCCTGAATATTCAAAGAAAACACTCCCGCGCTAATCAATCCGACGTGCGCAATTGAAGAATAGGCTATCAGACGTTTAAAATCCTTTTGCACTAATGCTAACACCGATGCATATACTATACTGATCGTACAAAGTACGAGGGCGGTTTCACCCCACTGCGCAATACCATCAGGAATGACCGGAAGCATCCAACGGATTATACCATAAATACCCATTTTCAACATGATACCTGATAGTAACATTGATCCTTGTGCCGGAGCATCGGTATAGGTATCCGGCTGCCAGGAGTGCAGAGGGAAAATTGGTATTTTAATGGCAAATGCTAAAAAGAAACACCAGAAGAGCCATCCCTGAGTAGAGGGATCCACCGATGCATTATAGAGAGCAGCAATATCAAAAGAATGCGGAGCGGGAGTATTTAAATATAAATATATCAATCCGATCAACATCAGGAGTGAACCGAAGAGGGTATAGATAAAAAACCGCAATGTTATTTTAACTTTTTCAGCACCACCCCACATCAGACAAATCAACCATATCGGTATCAATGCTAACTCCCAGAACACATAAAATAAAAATCCGTCTAAAGCAGTAAACACACCAATCAATGCAAATTGCATGAATAAAATCAATCCATAGAAAGCAGCAGGTTTCGCATGATTATTTCTATAAGAGGATAAAATAATAAGTGGAGTCAGCACATTGGTCAGAGCAACCAGCAGAATACTGATACCGTCCATTCCCAGCTTAAAATTAATACCCAAGGCCGGGATCCAATCGTAATGAATCAAAAACTGATCAGCCATATCAGAGGAGAACTGCGTAAAGGCAAAGCAGGTAATTCCCAATTGCACAAGAGAAACAATAAGTGCGTACACTTTCACTGCATCATTTCGAAATGCCATTGCTCCTATCGAAGCCAGAAGCGGAAGTAAAATCAGGAGTAGGATCAGCATACCGGCAACTATACGATAAGGGTTAATACAATTAACAGAATTATTCCAACCACCATACTTAATATATATCCACCAATCTGACCTGATTGTGAGAATCGTAACAAACTGCTAAAGCCGGTAAGAGCCTTTGATATCCCGTTTATGATTGCGGAAATTACTCCAATCTCAATAAACTTATACGAGAATGTGGAAATGCTATCAAGTGGTTTAGTAATCACTGCTTCATAAATTTCATCGATATAATATTTATTACTCAGAAGTTTGGGAATACCTGCAGGTAATACATTATCTTCTTCGGGTAAAGTTTTTCTATCTACATACACCTTTCGTGTTGCTATGAAGATGATTATCAACAGAAGGACAGAAACTCCGATCAGGATATATTCGAAAAGGTGTGAGGCATGTTCCGTTCCATCTCTCCAGATCACAGGAGCTAGAAATTCACTGAATAAATGAGGAGCATGAAAAATTTCAGGCATACCCATGAATCCACCTACTGCTGACAATATCGCGAGCACAATCAATGGAAATGTCATGCTTACCGGAGACTCATGCAGGTGAGTTTTTTGATGCGTTGTTCCACGAAAATCACCATAAAATACCAGCCAGTAAAGCCGGAACATATACACTGCCGTTAGTACAGAGGTCAACGACAAAAGCATAAACATCGGCATAGAATACCCAAATGATGCGGCCAGAATTTCATCTTTGGAGAAAAATCCTGCAAAGGGCGGTATTCCTGCAATAGCGAGTGTGCCAATAAGGAAAGTCATATGCGTAACAGGCAACTTCCCTTTCAATCCACCCATCCGGCGAATATCCTGCTCTCCACTCATTGCATGAATTACAGAGCCGGCACCGAGGAACAACAAAGCTTTAAAGAAGGCATGTGTAACCACATGGAACAAAGCGGTATCATAGGCGCCAATGCCCAGTGCAACGAACATATATCCCAGTTGACTCACTGTTGAATAAGCCAACACCTTTTTAATATCGTTTTGTTTTAATCCGATGGTTGCAGCAAAGAATGCAGTTGCCAGTCCAATGATTGCAACAATCTGAGAAGCATATGGCGACAATGCGAACAATACATTTGAGCGCACCACCATATAGATACCGGCAGTTACCATCGTTGCAGCATGGATCAATGCTGAAACCGGAGTTGGTCCGGCCATCGCATCCGGCAGCCAGGTAAACAAGGGGATCTGGGCGCTCTTACCAATAGCACCCACAAACAGAAGCAGACAAATGGCCGTAATAGATGGGTTATTCAGCCCAAATCCTTTAGCCCCTTCAAACACTTCTTTAAAACTCACTGATCCAAATGTTGTAAATATTAAAAAGACGCCCAGTAAAAATCCAAGATCACCAATACGATTCATTATAAAAGCCTTTTTGGCGGCATTACTATAATCGATATTCTTAAACCAAAAGCCTATGAGTAGATATGAGCATAATCCAACGCCTTCCCATCCTGCGAACATCACAATATAATTAGATCCCAGTACCAGCAGTAACATAAAAAACACAAACAAATTCAAATAGGAAAAGAAACGGGAATGATCCGGTTCATGATGCATGTATCCGATTGAATAGATATGAATGAGCGTACCAACACCGGTAATCACCAACAGCATAATCACCGAGAGCCGATCAATGAGAAACGAAAAATCAATCTTCAGATCACCCACAGTTATCCAGTCAAACAGTACTATTCTTTCAGGAACAAAAGAAGGATCCTTTACTTCAAAGAAGAAAGCAACAGAAACCACGAATGAAAGAAACACCATTGCACTGGCAATACCACCGCTAATGAGCACAGGCAGACGCTTATTCAAAATCCCGATCAGGATAAATCCTAACAGCGGGAGAGCGGGAATGAGCCAGGCAAACTGATGCATAATTATTTTCTTAATGAGGTAGTGACTACCACTTCAACTTATTTAACTCGTTTATGTCAACGGATCTGATATTATTATAAATCATCACCAGAATTGCCAATCCTACAGCCACTTCAGCAGCGGCTACCGCCATTATAAAAAAGACCATCACCTGACCACCGGCTTCTCCATGCATGGTTGAAAAAGCCGTCAACAAGAGGTTAACAGCATTCAACATTAATTCAATACACATAAACACAATAATTGCATTGCGGCGAATCAACACACCCAGCACACCGATCGTAAACAAGATCGCTGCGAGACCGAGGTAATGCTCTATGGGTACGTAATTCAGATTCGTTTCCATGCTACTCAATTATTCTTTCACTTTTTTACCCAACATGACTGCACCCACCATTGCGGCAAGGAGAAGGATGGATGTTATTTCGAAGGGGAGAACATAATCACCATACAATGACTTTCCCAAATTTGCAACTGTACCGATTTGGTAATCGGTTGAAGGAGCAGGCAAACTATCCCTCGTATCAATAACTGTTGTCGTCAATACTAACAATAAACATCCTGCGACAATGGTCACCACGCCTTTCAGCAAATTACTCTTCACCGGCTCCGCATCCTGATTCATATTGATGAACATCAGGGTAAAGAGAAACAACACCATTATTGCTCCAGCATACACAATGATATGTACTGCGAACAAAAACTGAGCATTGAGCAATAAATAATGTCCCCCAATGGTAAAAAAGCAGAAGATCAGGTACAAAACGCTATGAACCGGCTTACGCGACAAGACCACCATCAGTGCACTAAACACTGAAAGTGTTGCAAGAATCATAAAGGGTAAGGCGGGATTCAATTTGTTTTGGTGGTTGAATGGGTTGCGAAATTAATACATTCTGAGGCTATACAAAATAAAGTCAGGGTTTACGATGTGCATTCGTACGTTTACTAATATCAATTCTGGTGTCAGGACTGGTTCCTTCGACCAACTTATCTTTGCCGAATATAAATCCTCCACGGTCATAGTTGGAGGGCACCATCCTGTCTGTCAGGAAGATGGCTTCCTTTGGACAAGCCTCTTCACATAGTCCGCAAAAAATACATCTCAGCATATTTATCTCATAAACTTCCGCATATTTTTCTTCTCTGTAAAGATGCTCCTCCCCTTTTTTTCGTTCGGCGGCAGTCATGGTTATTGCTTCTGCCGGGCAAGCCACAGCACAAAGTCCACAAGCCGTGCAATTTTCACGACCTTGTTCGTCTCTTTTCAACACATGCCAACCCCGGTAAACCGCTGCGACGGGACGTGTTTCCTCCGGATACTTTATTGTTGCTCTTTTCTTAAAAAGATGTTTGACTGTTATCATTAATCCGCTAAGAATTGCAGGGAGATATAATCTCTCCATGAAAGTCATCTTCTTATTAACTACTATTTCTGATCTATTCGTAAGTTGCATAAACTACTTTTTTTTCCATGAACCGGAGTAAACCCTTTCATTAGAAACCGTAAACATTTGATGTGTGTACTCTACTCCTTTTCTATTCCCTTTATATTTTTCTCTTCTCTACACTTTGCTTCACTTTTTCATTTCACTTTAACTTTTATCCATCTTCACTTCTACTTTAAATCTACTCTTAGTATTTCCATCAAAACAACTGCCCGTTTTTCCATAATACAATTCCTGCGGTAAGGAAAATATTAAAGATGGCCAGCGGAATCATAATTCTCCAGCCGAGGTGCATTAACTGATCATACCGGAAACGGGGAATGGTCCAGCGTATCCACATGAAAAAGAATATAAAGAAGAATATTTTCCCAAAGAAGATCAACGTACCCAACAACGTCAACATATTATGTGAAAGACCAAGTTGATCGATAAAAGGGAAATTATAACCCCCGAAATACAATGAAGAAATAATGGCTGCAGAGATAAACATATTAATATACTCCGCGAAGAGATAAAATCCGAGTTTCATCGAGCTGTATTCGGTATGGTAACCACCTACCAGCTCTGTTTCACATTCCGGCAAATCGAAGGGTGTTCGATTACATTCAGCAAATGCACAAACGATAAAGAGAAGAAATCCCAGTGGCTGTGCGAAGACATTCCAATGAAAACCCTGCTGTTGTTCTACAATTTCCCGAATGCTTAATGTACCTGTCGTCATCACCAGTGCAATGATGGACATCCCCATGGCTAACTCATAACTGATCATTTGAGAGGAAGCACGAATGGCCCCCATCAGCGAGTATTTATTATTTGATGCCCAACCGCCAATCATAATTCCATAAACGCCAATACTTACTACACCAAAAATGTACAGTATGCCGATATTTACGTCGGTAATTTGAACGGGATATTCAGTGCCATTTATAAAAAGACTATTGCCCCATGGGATCACCACACCTGTCATAGTAGCGGTCATCATCATGATTGAGGGACCTAATATAAACAGCCCTTTATCGGCATTTGTCGGAATAATTTCCTCCTTCATAAACATCTTTACACCATCAGCGATCGGTTGCAAGAGTCCGAAGGGACCGGCGCGATCCGGACCAACTCTGTCCTGCAGGAATGCTGCAATTTTCCGTTCAGCATACGTACTATAGGCTGCTACCCCCAGTGAAACGAGGAATACAATAACAACAAGTACAAACTTAACTATGATAAACTCCATTTTCTCTGAGCGGTATTATCTGATTCAACTATCTCTAATTAATTATGCGCTTTTTCCTGAATTTGTTTCTGGTTGGAAACATCAATTTTCAGATTTTTCTTATCGAGGTATTTATTTTGAGCGATCACAGAATGCCTGTCAATAGCACGAGGACCTTCAATCGTCCAGTCCTTCACTTCCTTCTTCTCAAACCGGCATTCGTTACAGATCCAGCCCGGCTTACCTTCAGCCGCATCTTCCACTTCACCCCACATATCCTTGCGGGCCGAAACGCGCAACACTTCGTTACCACTCATATAGAGCACTGCTTTTCCACAGCACTTCGAACAATCACGGTGAGCATCCATGGGTTTCGTAAACCAGACTCTGCTTT of the Bacteroidota bacterium genome contains:
- a CDS encoding NADH-quinone oxidoreductase subunit I, which translates into the protein MQLTNRSEIVVNKKMTFMERLYLPAILSGLMITVKHLFKKRATIKYPEETRPVAAVYRGWHVLKRDEQGRENCTACGLCAVACPAEAITMTAAERKKGEEHLYREEKYAEVYEINMLRCIFCGLCEEACPKEAIFLTDRMVPSNYDRGGFIFGKDKLVEGTSPDTRIDISKRTNAHRKP
- the nuoL gene encoding NADH-quinone oxidoreductase subunit L, producing MHQFAWLIPALPLLGFILIGILNKRLPVLISGGIASAMVFLSFVVSVAFFFEVKDPSFVPERIVLFDWITVGDLKIDFSFLIDRLSVIMLLVITGVGTLIHIYSIGYMHHEPDHSRFFSYLNLFVFFMLLLVLGSNYIVMFAGWEGVGLCSYLLIGFWFKNIDYSNAAKKAFIMNRIGDLGFLLGVFLIFTTFGSVSFKEVFEGAKGFGLNNPSITAICLLLFVGAIGKSAQIPLFTWLPDAMAGPTPVSALIHAATMVTAGIYMVVRSNVLFALSPYASQIVAIIGLATAFFAATIGLKQNDIKKVLAYSTVSQLGYMFVALGIGAYDTALFHVVTHAFFKALLFLGAGSVIHAMSGEQDIRRMGGLKGKLPVTHMTFLIGTLAIAGIPPFAGFFSKDEILAASFGYSMPMFMLLSLTSVLTAVYMFRLYWLVFYGDFRGTTHQKTHLHESPVSMTFPLIVLAILSAVGGFMGMPEIFHAPHLFSEFLAPVIWRDGTEHASHLFEYILIGVSVLLLIIIFIATRKVYVDRKTLPEEDNVLPAGIPKLLSNKYYIDEIYEAVITKPLDSISTFSYKFIEIGVISAIINGISKALTGFSSLLRFSQSGQIGGYILSMVVGIILLIVLTLIV
- a CDS encoding NADH-quinone oxidoreductase subunit J, which codes for MILATLSVFSALMVVLSRKPVHSVLYLIFCFFTIGGHYLLLNAQFLFAVHIIVYAGAIMVLFLFTLMFINMNQDAEPVKSNLLKGVVTIVAGCLLLVLTTTVIDTRDSLPAPSTDYQIGTVANLGKSLYGDYVLPFEITSILLLAAMVGAVMLGKKVKE
- a CDS encoding NADH-quinone oxidoreductase subunit M → MLILLLILLPLLASIGAMAFRNDAVKVYALIVSLVQLGITCFAFTQFSSDMADQFLIHYDWIPALGINFKLGMDGISILLVALTNVLTPLIILSSYRNNHAKPAAFYGLILFMQFALIGVFTALDGFLFYVFWELALIPIWLICLMWGGAEKVKITLRFFIYTLFGSLLMLIGLIYLYLNTPAPHSFDIAALYNASVDPSTQGWLFWCFFLAFAIKIPIFPLHSWQPDTYTDAPAQGSMLLSGIMLKMGIYGIIRWMLPVIPDGIAQWGETALVLCTISIVYASVLALVQKDFKRLIAYSSIAHVGLISAGVFSLNIQGLQGSMVQMLAHGVNAVGLFFIADIIQRRLKTRNMDELGGLANNSPLFTILFMIVMLGSVALPMTNGFVGEFLLLSGVYQYSATMALVCGLTVIFGAVYMLRAYQKVMLGEQHARSVEFTGLASSEKIVLISVAALIIITGIYPKPILTIAQPALEEVLLQINNIY
- a CDS encoding NADH-quinone oxidoreductase subunit N, which produces MKALIIISILGVVAMMAEVFRFKKLLLPVVVIGLSAALTTLVMGWGTDIRYFNDMVYFDNYAIAFSGLIILITLLWLVMGGEYFTGDNKFSENAALILFTLTGAIAMVSFSDLTMFFIGLEILSISLYVLASSDKQNLLSNEAGLKYFLMGAFATGFLLFGIALIYGACGSFNLQVIGETLAKGSASPLFIQVGVLMILIGFLFKITAVPFHFWAPDVYEGAPTLVTTFMATVVKTAAFAAFYRLFSTCFMPFFEVWGPAVAVLSALTMLAGNILAVYQKSFKRMLAYSSIAHAGYMLMAIATMSEVSAGSILLYTAAYSLGSLGAFSCLHAMGKKDGEEGIDAFNGLGKRQPLVAIFLIMTMFSLAGIPPVAGFFAKYYLFYGALTGGYTWLVLVAILSSLIGVFYYFRVIYAVLKDDTVESEGFKLDAGHVFLLLIAAVMSLVIGIFPSWIQSLLL
- the nuoK gene encoding NADH-quinone oxidoreductase subunit NuoK gives rise to the protein METNLNYVPIEHYLGLAAILFTIGVLGVLIRRNAIIVFMCIELMLNAVNLLLTAFSTMHGEAGGQVMVFFIMAVAAAEVAVGLAILVMIYNNIRSVDINELNKLKW
- the nuoH gene encoding NADH-quinone oxidoreductase subunit NuoH, encoding MEFIIVKFVLVVIVFLVSLGVAAYSTYAERKIAAFLQDRVGPDRAGPFGLLQPIADGVKMFMKEEIIPTNADKGLFILGPSIMMMTATMTGVVIPWGNSLFINGTEYPVQITDVNIGILYIFGVVSIGVYGIMIGGWASNNKYSLMGAIRASSQMISYELAMGMSIIALVMTTGTLSIREIVEQQQGFHWNVFAQPLGFLLFIVCAFAECNRTPFDLPECETELVGGYHTEYSSMKLGFYLFAEYINMFISAAIISSLYFGGYNFPFIDQLGLSHNMLTLLGTLIFFGKIFFFIFFFMWIRWTIPRFRYDQLMHLGWRIMIPLAIFNIFLTAGIVLWKNGQLF